The genomic DNA ATTTCCATCTGCACCAAAGGAAGCTCCTAAAGTGAATAATCCAACTACTTGAATTCTTCTTCCTCTTACCTCGGCTCTGACAGGTTTTCCCTGATTAAAATCGCTGGCAATTGGACCATATTCTACTCTGGAAGAACTGTCAAATAAGACAACATTGGGAATTTTAAGTTTATCTAAATTTTTCTCTACTCCAGGTAAATCAAAAACATTAAATTCTGGATTTATGCCAAAGGTGAGGATACTTCGAGGACGGCCTGTAATGGGGTTTTTCCAACTTGTGTAGTCTAAATAGATAGGATGTACAGATTCTACTACTGATAAATCTAAAGCCTTGTATAACCTGACTTGAGAAAAAGGTTTCATGGCTAAAACAGCATTAGATTGATTATTAATTACAACTATGTCTCCTTTTAAACTGGTGTGCATTCTGACATTACTGTAGTAGAGTGCATCTCGGAAACCTAGCTGCATAAACATCAAAATATCAGCAAAGGCAATACCTGATAAAGCTACAGCTAGGCGAATTTTTTCTCTTGTTAGTTGTAGCCAAGATAGAGGTATTTTCTGAGTCATATCAAACTGTTAAAAATAGGGGATGGATAATAATTTTGATGGCGCAGCTTGGTCTTAAACAGAATGTTTCCCTGTGCTAAGATTACTTTTTATTGCTAATATCATCCGTGTTGATTTCCACAAGGACTTTAGCATTAGTTAAACCAGAAACTTTTTGACTATCCTGTACAGAAAGGGCAATTTTAACTTCTACTACTCTGGCATCAATATCTGCGGCGGGGTCGGTATTTAAGACATCTTTCTTACCGATTTTTCTGCCAATTTCGGTAATATTTCCTGTAAATGAACCACTAAATGCACCGTTATCACTGGTGATAGTAGCACTTTGACCAAGACGAATTCTGCCAATACTATCTTCAGGAATTTCTGCAACTACAAACATTTGATCTGTTTGCCCAATTTCGGCGATACCATTGGGACTCATCACCTCGCCTGATTTGGTGTAAACTTTTAAGATTTCTCCAGGGGTTGGTGCTTTGACATAACTTAATTGCAGTTCTGCTTGGACTTTTCTGACAAAGGCGATCGCATTGGTAACTTGAGCTTGGGCAATTTGAATATCGCTGGGACGAACATCTAATAATCTGCTTAATCTTGCCCTTTCTTCATCAATTTGTCTTTGTAAGGTCGCTACTGTTTTATCACGGGTAGCAGTGGCTTCAATTAGTTGCTGTTGCAAGGTAGCTATGGTTTGAATTTGAGTTGCTCTAGCTTCAGCAATTTGTTGTTGTAATGTTCCTAGTGCCTGTCTTAAACTAGCTTGAGTTTCCCGCACTTGCTGATTAGCTGTGGCTGCACGCAAACGCCTTTTATCTCTTTCTTGCTGAGAAATAGCCCCTTCTCGGTATAAAAACTCATAACGTCCGGCATCAACTTGAGCGTCACGCTGTTCGGCTCTGATCTTGTCAATTGTCGCTCTTAAACCATCTCTTTGTCCACTAAGTTCTGCTTCTAAGCGTCTAATGGTAGCTGTTTGGGCAACTTTTTCACCGCTTAACTCAGCCGCAATACGGCCAATAGTCGCCTGTTGAGCTTCCTGTTCTCCTACCAACTGTGCTTGCAAACGAGATATGACAGCTTGTTGAGCTTGAATATCCCTGGGGGAAACAGCTTTGATACGCATTAAATTAGCACGAGATTCTTGTAGTCTAGCTTTTGCTTCCTCTACTGCGGCCATATTACTATCGCGGCTATCGAGAATGGCTATCACTTGACCTTGTTGTACTCGTTGTCCTTCTTTAACCAAAAGTTGCTGCACTCGTGAACCTGCGGATAGTCCTGAGTTGGGGGCA from Okeanomitos corallinicola TIOX110 includes the following:
- a CDS encoding HlyD family efflux transporter periplasmic adaptor subunit codes for the protein MSKVTEKPNLTEEALEKSKVWLKVAVALPVAIAAGFLATAKIEQLKKLTSSVSVAPVPSTTNAIGRLEPRGEVIRIAAPNSGLSAGSRVQQLLVKEGQRVQQGQVIAILDSRDSNMAAVEEAKARLQESRANLMRIKAVSPRDIQAQQAVISRLQAQLVGEQEAQQATIGRIAAELSGEKVAQTATIRRLEAELSGQRDGLRATIDKIRAEQRDAQVDAGRYEFLYREGAISQQERDKRRLRAATANQQVRETQASLRQALGTLQQQIAEARATQIQTIATLQQQLIEATATRDKTVATLQRQIDEERARLSRLLDVRPSDIQIAQAQVTNAIAFVRKVQAELQLSYVKAPTPGEILKVYTKSGEVMSPNGIAEIGQTDQMFVVAEIPEDSIGRIRLGQSATITSDNGAFSGSFTGNITEIGRKIGKKDVLNTDPAADIDARVVEVKIALSVQDSQKVSGLTNAKVLVEINTDDISNKK